Proteins from one Podarcis raffonei isolate rPodRaf1 chromosome 1, rPodRaf1.pri, whole genome shotgun sequence genomic window:
- the HOXD13 gene encoding homeobox protein Hox-D13, giving the protein MGAPCCPSLRSQAPRPPSQRGLSFYKPSRAGGEQGRPVQRSVPGTSRPGYGGLARHELLGASAAAGPRRGGGRPGRGEAAAALAARSPSARLLGTGSMSRAGSGWEMEALRADAGGGGSGGSSSGRGQCRNFLSPPVFGAAPPPSSRAAGPAASSGFPYERSGSSAGARSSSSSSEAAPSKDCSSGGPPTATAAAAAAAALGYHPGYHPFGNGYYSCLQQNAALKASPHAAFPVEKYMDVAGLASTSVPSGSDVSSRAKEVSFYQGYAAAAAAAGPYQHVPAGYLDVVSTFGSAAAGEPRHETYISMEGYQSWTLANGWNGQVYCAKDQAQGSHFWKSSFPGDVALNQPDMCVYRRGRKKRVPYTKLQLKELESEYAVNKFINKDKRRRISAATNLSERQVTIWFQNRRVKDKKIVSKLKDNVS; this is encoded by the exons ATGGGGGCTCCCTGCTGTCCCTCCCTGCGAAGCCAGGCGCCGCGTCCCCCCTCCCAGCGTGGCCTTAGTTTTTATAAACCATCCCGAGCTGGGGGCGAGCAAGGCCGCCCCGTCCAGCGCTCCGTCCCAGGCACCAGTCGCCCCGGCTACGGTGGCTTGGCGCGCCATGAGCTGCTGGGggcctccgccgccgccgggcCGAGgcgaggaggagggaggccaggaagaggagaagcagcagcagcattggcgGCGCGCTCGCCTTCAGCGAGGCTCTTGGGCACAGGCAGCATGAGCCGCGCAGGCAGCGGCTGGGAGATGGAGGCGCTGCGGGCAGACGCCGGCGGCGGCGGGAGCGGCGGGAGCAGCAGCGGCCGGGGCCAGTGCCGCAATTTCCTATCGCCGCCGGTCTTCGGGGCGGCGCCGCCGCCGTCGAGTCGAGCCGCGGGTCCCGCCGCCTCCTCGGGCTTCCCCTACGAGCGCTCGGGCTCGTCGGCCGGGGCGcgctcgtcgtcgtcgtcgtccgaGGCGGCCCCTTCCAAGGACTGCTCCAGCGGTGGGCCCCCGACGGCCACGGCCGCGGCTGCCGCGGCCGCCGCGCTCGGCTACCACCCGGGCTACCACCCCTTCGGTAACGGCTACTACAGCTGCCTGCAGCAGAACGCCGCGCTCAAAGCCTCCCCGCACGCCGCCTTCCCCGTGGAGAAGTACATGGACGTGGCCGGCCTGGCCAGCACCAGCGTCCCGTCGGGCAGCGACGTCTCCTCGCGAGCCAAGGAGGTCTCTTTCTACCAGGGCTACGCCGCTGCCGCCGCGGCCGCCGGCCCTTACCAGCACGTGCCCGCCGGCTACCTGGACGTGGTCTCCACCTTCGGCTCGGCGGCGGCCGGCGAGCCCAGGCACGAGACGTACATCTCCATGGAGGGCTACCAGTCGTGGACTTTGGCCAACGGGTGGAACGGCCAGGTGTACTGCGCCAAAGACCAGGCCCAGGGCTCCCACTTTTGGAAGTCCTCCTTCCCAG GGGACGTTGCACTAAACCAGCCGGATATGTGTGTCTACAGACGAGGGAGGAAGAAGCGCGTGCCTTACACGAAACTGCAGCTCAAGGAACTGGAGAGCGAGTACGCCGTGAACAAATTCATAAACAAGGACAAGAGGCGGAGGATATCCGCGGCCACCAACCTCTCCGAGAGACAAGTCACTATTTGGTTTCAGAACCGCAGGGTCAAGGACAAGAAGATAGTCTCCAAGCTGAAGGACAATGTCTCCTGA
- the EVX2 gene encoding homeobox even-skipped homolog protein 2 yields MMERIRKEMILMERGLHSPTAGKRLANLSDSAGNVVLEALENSPHGGRLSPRLTSASLHTSLGDIPAKGKFEIDTLFNLQHQSSESGVGVATSELPPSEGRKKISHYSEVAQEADMNSDVEVGCSALRSPASLTSSQLKENNNKGYSESSSTPSTTTSSSGSSLSSLHGGSALGNSSSGADQVRRYRTAFTREQIARLEKEFYRENYVSRPRRCELAAALNLPETTIKVWFQNRRMKDKRQRLAMSWPHPADPSFYTYMMTHAAATGSLPYPFHSHVPLHYYPHVGVTAAAAAAAASGATASPFATSIRPLDTFRALSHPYSRPELLCSFRHPGLYQSPAAAAAAGLNSSAAASAAAAAAAAAAAAASTAPPAGSAPCSCLSCHSSQSAAAAAAAALGSRASGSDFTCTAAGAAAAAASQRSESGFLPYSAAVLSKTAVPSPDQREEAALTR; encoded by the exons ATGATGGAAAGAATAAGAAAAGAGATGATCCTGATGGAACGAGGGCTGCACAGCCCCACGGCTGGCAAAAGGCTGGCGAATTTGTCCGACTCGGCTGGCAACGTGGTATTGGAGGCCCTCGAAAATTCGCCCCACGGCGGCCGCCTGAGCCCGAGACTGACTTCCGCTTCTCTGCACACCTCTTTAGGGGACATCCCTGCCAAAGGGAAATTCGAAATAGACACTTTATTCAACCTTCAGCACCAGAGCAGCGAAAGCGGCGTCGGCGTCGCCACCTCGGAGCTGCCTCCCtcggaagggaggaagaagattAGCCATTACTCAGAAGTTGCTCAAGAGGCAGATATGAACAGCGACGTGGAGGTGGGCTGCTCTGCGCTCCGCTCCCCCGCCAGCCTCACTTCCTCCCAGCTGAAGGAAAACAATAACAAag GATATTCCGAGAGCAGCTCCACGCCCAGCACCACCACCTCGTCCTCGGGTTCCAGTTTAAGCAGCCTTCACGGCGGCAGCGCCTTGGGGAACTCCAGCTCCGGAGCGGATCAAGTGCGGAGGTACCGCACCGCCTTCACCCGGGAGCAGATCGCTCGGCTGGAGAAGGAGTTCTACCGGGAGAACTATGTCTCTCGGCCCAGGAGGTGCGAGCTGGCCGCGGCTCTCAACCTGCCGGAGACTACCATCAAG GTGTGGTTCCAGAACCGACGGATGAAGGACAAGAGGCAGCGGCTGGCCATGTCGTGGCCCCACCCGGCGGACCCCAGCTTCTACACGTACATGATGACCCACGCGGCGGCCACGGGGAGCCTGCCTTACCCGTTCCATTCCCACGTGCCCCTGCACTACTACCCGCACGTCGGGGTGACGGCGGCCGCGGCCGCTGCTGCGGCGTCGGGGGCCACCGCCTCACCTTTCGCCACCTCCATCCGCCCTCTGGACACCTTCCGCGCCCTCTCGCACCCTTACTCCCGGCCCGAGCTGCTGTGCAGCTTCAGACACCCGGGCCTGTACCAGTCGCCcgccgcagccgccgccgccggcctCAACAGCAGCGCCGCCGCCTCGGCCGCTGCAGCTGCAGCCGCGGCCGCAGCCGCCGCAGCCTCGACGGCTCCTCCGGCCGGCTCCGCGCCCTGCTCCTGCCTCAGCTGCCACAGTAGCCAGTCGGCGGCGGCCGCAGCCGCGGCAGCCCTGGGATCGCGCGCCTCCGGCTCGGATTTCACCTGCACCGCGgccggagcggcggcggcggccgcctcGCAGCGCTCGGAGAGCGGCTTCCTGCCTTACTCGGCCGCCGTGCTCAGCAAGACCGCCGTCCCTTCCCCAGACCAGCGGGAGGAGGCCGCCTTGACCAGATAA